Proteins from a genomic interval of Nostoc sp. TCL240-02:
- the trpD gene encoding anthranilate phosphoribosyltransferase, protein MTTFPISAQEASASWYMLLQQLIDGQSLSRTQAAELMQGWLSEAVPPELSGAILTALNFRGISADELTGMAEVLQSQSSLGTLRQAQCIAGDWGLGTGQKSAQSLMPVIDTCGTGGDGSSTFNISTAVAFVAAASGVPVAKHGNRSASSLTGSADVLEALGVNLSASSDKVQAALQEVGITFLFAPGWHPALKAVAQLRRTLRVRTVFNLLGPLVNPLRPTGQVVGLFTPKLLATVAQALNNLGKEKAIVLHGREKLDEAGLGDETDLAVLSDGEVQVTTINPLDLDLTPAPIGMLRGGDVQENAAILKAVLQGKGTQAQQDAVALNASLALQVAGTIALLDHAQGIKIAKDILQSGAAWTKLEQLVEFLGN, encoded by the coding sequence ATGACAACTTTTCCAATCTCTGCTCAAGAAGCCTCTGCTAGCTGGTATATGCTGCTGCAACAATTAATAGATGGCCAATCCTTATCCCGTACTCAAGCTGCTGAATTGATGCAAGGTTGGCTTAGTGAAGCGGTTCCCCCAGAGTTATCAGGGGCTATTTTAACAGCGCTGAATTTTAGAGGCATTTCTGCTGACGAGTTGACTGGTATGGCTGAAGTATTACAATCTCAATCAAGTCTGGGGACACTTCGACAAGCTCAGTGCATCGCTGGGGACTGGGGACTGGGGACTGGGCAAAAATCTGCTCAATCTCTAATGCCTGTAATAGATACCTGTGGCACTGGTGGAGATGGTTCATCAACCTTTAATATTTCCACAGCCGTTGCTTTTGTTGCTGCTGCATCTGGCGTACCTGTCGCTAAACATGGCAATCGTTCAGCGTCAAGTCTCACGGGGAGCGCAGATGTATTGGAAGCCTTGGGTGTAAACTTAAGCGCATCCAGTGACAAGGTGCAAGCCGCATTACAAGAGGTGGGGATCACTTTCTTATTTGCACCTGGTTGGCATCCAGCATTGAAAGCGGTTGCCCAATTGCGGCGGACTCTCAGGGTAAGAACGGTGTTTAACTTGCTGGGGCCGTTAGTAAATCCTTTGCGTCCAACTGGGCAAGTAGTGGGGCTATTTACTCCCAAACTTTTGGCGACTGTTGCCCAAGCATTAAACAATTTGGGCAAGGAAAAGGCGATTGTTTTGCACGGGCGAGAAAAACTTGATGAGGCTGGGTTAGGAGATGAAACTGACTTAGCGGTTTTATCAGATGGAGAAGTGCAGGTAACTACCATTAATCCCCTAGATTTGGATCTAACACCTGCCCCCATAGGTATGCTTCGGGGTGGCGATGTGCAAGAGAATGCGGCGATTCTCAAGGCGGTACTCCAAGGTAAGGGAACTCAGGCGCAACAAGATGCGGTTGCCTTAAATGCGTCGTTGGCGCTGCAAGTAGCGGGTACGATCGCACTCCTTGATCACGCCCAAGGGATTAAAATCGCTAAGGATATCCTACAAAGCGGGGCAGCTTGGACAAAGTTGGAGCAGTTAGTTGAGTTTCTGGGGAATTGA
- a CDS encoding DNA adenine methylase, translating to MLKSPLRYPGGKSKAINQISEYLPDSFLEFREPFVGGGSVFIYLRQKFPHIKIWINDLNRELFLFWKFAQSALAQLVQEIRHIKIKYTDGKSLFTELTSVDVNNLSDLERAVRFFVLNRITFSGTVESGGFSQEAFHKRFTNSSIERLEKLEGILSENVQITNLDYSYLLKSAGEDVFVFLDPPYFSATKSKLYGKDGDLHTSFEHQRFAELLQQCHHRWLITYDDSSPIRENFQWANISAWELQYGMNNYKQSGAAKGKELFITNYEIKLYLDKKAKNQKLVDPALQLSLDIST from the coding sequence ATGCTCAAAAGTCCTCTGCGGTACCCTGGTGGTAAGTCGAAAGCAATAAATCAAATATCTGAATATTTACCAGATAGCTTTTTGGAATTTCGAGAGCCTTTTGTGGGTGGTGGTTCTGTATTTATCTATTTAAGACAAAAGTTTCCGCATATTAAGATTTGGATTAACGATTTAAACCGCGAGCTATTCTTATTCTGGAAGTTTGCCCAATCCGCTCTAGCTCAATTAGTTCAAGAAATTCGGCATATTAAAATTAAATATACAGATGGTAAATCACTATTTACAGAATTAACTAGTGTAGATGTCAATAATTTATCTGATTTAGAAAGAGCAGTTCGTTTTTTCGTACTCAATAGAATTACTTTTTCAGGAACTGTAGAATCAGGTGGCTTTTCCCAAGAAGCTTTTCATAAAAGATTTACTAATTCTTCGATAGAACGATTAGAAAAATTAGAAGGCATTTTATCAGAGAATGTCCAAATTACTAATCTTGATTATAGTTATCTATTAAAATCAGCAGGAGAAGATGTATTTGTATTTTTAGATCCACCATATTTTAGTGCTACAAAATCAAAGCTATATGGTAAAGATGGTGACTTGCATACCTCTTTTGAGCATCAAAGATTTGCTGAACTTTTGCAACAATGCCATCATCGCTGGCTAATTACCTACGACGACTCATCGCCAATTAGAGAAAATTTTCAATGGGCTAATATCTCAGCATGGGAATTGCAGTATGGCATGAATAACTATAAACAGAGTGGTGCAGCGAAAGGAAAAGAGCTATTCATTACTAACTATGAAATTAAACTTTATTTAGATAAAAAAGCAAAAAATCAGAAGCTTGTTGATCCAGCTTTGCAGTTGAGCCTTGATATTTCAACCTAA
- a CDS encoding type II toxin-antitoxin system VapC family toxin gives MLLLDTSGLLCYVHTGEPEHKKAVEFLDNVTVSLTHSYVLAEFVALAQVRRFPRIAALQFIIDLLENPDIEMVWIDELLHREAVKLLMARQDKTYSLCDAVSFVLMRQRGVTEALTTDRHFEQEGFRRLLLPPV, from the coding sequence GTGCTTCTACTTGATACATCTGGTCTACTTTGCTATGTCCACACTGGTGAGCCAGAACATAAAAAAGCAGTTGAGTTTCTGGATAATGTTACCGTGAGCTTAACTCATAGCTATGTATTAGCAGAGTTTGTTGCACTAGCTCAGGTTCGTCGCTTTCCACGTATAGCAGCACTACAATTTATTATTGATTTGTTAGAAAATCCCGATATCGAGATGGTATGGATAGATGAGTTGTTACATCGAGAAGCTGTTAAACTTCTGATGGCTCGGCAAGACAAAACTTACTCTTTATGCGATGCTGTTAGCTTTGTATTGATGCGTCAGCGTGGTGTCACTGAGGCACTAACCACCGATCGCCATTTTGAGCAGGAGGGCTTTCGACGTTTGTTATTACCCCCAGTATGA
- a CDS encoding high light inducible protein — MADVKKTTPSVSEDPNALRWGFTPQSENWNGRFAMIGFLSAVALEVFSGQGILHFWGIL; from the coding sequence ATGGCAGACGTTAAAAAGACTACGCCTTCAGTTTCAGAAGATCCTAATGCTTTGCGCTGGGGCTTCACTCCTCAGAGCGAAAACTGGAACGGTCGTTTTGCAATGATTGGTTTTTTATCTGCTGTTGCGCTTGAAGTGTTTTCTGGTCAAGGGATTTTACACTTCTGGGGTATTCTATAG
- a CDS encoding molecular chaperone: protein MNPFQLNKYSDREPSEKQQKRFPGWFALDFGTSNSTVTLFDPIEVPIAEILPKEQEMRLRDRLSQWLSSPASVALPDVSDDDWAKFITEISKNLEIDPRKLNEVFESDNKERFLEAIRQIELSLGNSERFRRAVSKKLYQIYHEVFRVPTLESQNLIPVVLDIDRRDTEIPSELEISQLGDLNLRMGREARDNRKKAIAQGTNSSLKEIISRFHHSPKRYFGQERSFSIILDGKEEIISANQLIQSAWAHLIQLTEDYRQRAQRRFSEGTFLTAVVTYPTVAPPVVRKEVKEFVEQLGIDDVQTAYDEAVSVAIFFLWREFGGNLNIGIESFKTRCRQVGNKWSQNVLVLDIGGGTTDLALIELTLEDKTPAFADYEDRGLGGRYYKLTPKLLGSSGHLQLGGELITLRIFRLLKVAIADFLLTAVTTGDLESEKLEDLISSELNERFLEQGKFKSGSLLKCLDKENPEGDIAYKDALDTAEKVLPTRWQQAPQRLQLFYILWDYAEAAKLKLGQKPLADNSLLTFTLSEQQISELLTQSSIKLQVKDPNSICITLDNQQFERAAASGIKEAIGIAKGLMESRLRPDDITKDSWNSQKVDWLILSGKTCNLDIVQRQIYQEFSKSPYFVWNPERITFVLEFTKLATSAGACYAEKLRRLRFDPEESKSLLRKGANQLEIDVKNLFYYLPCNFKRKTQSNDLLTIFKAGQELYQLAPWETVAKVRTAWQGIQLTNIIYRQDYEDGDLRLWGSFDGKNLMNKLGMQEAEFLKKIKVQFEIDQTLEFNVLLCQGNPHYLIDIPGIDLESVVSETSPLFADGKLNWNIAVERFNKDLNDGDIAVNVIESATVDQPDAYHLVFEVGNDGSKLFQNFHYLRDGVTEPGIGLISNPLPPFPQTGQHTFYIYQTDAETNSKKWIRIGALSKPDVTTDYPCQYRVTLDDQGILRMHAGEVPYWTSTSQECLKEEGCIYIAELELQPNEVDKERDPFCGIH, encoded by the coding sequence ATGAACCCTTTCCAACTCAACAAATATAGCGATCGAGAACCAAGCGAGAAACAACAAAAAAGATTTCCGGGATGGTTTGCTTTAGATTTTGGCACGTCAAACTCCACAGTCACACTCTTCGATCCAATTGAAGTACCGATCGCAGAAATTCTACCAAAAGAACAGGAAATGCGGTTGCGCGATCGCTTATCACAATGGTTGAGTTCTCCCGCCTCAGTCGCTTTACCAGATGTCAGCGATGATGATTGGGCAAAATTCATCACCGAAATTAGCAAGAATCTGGAGATAGATCCAAGAAAGTTGAACGAAGTCTTTGAAAGTGACAATAAAGAGCGATTTTTGGAAGCAATTCGCCAAATTGAGCTTTCTTTAGGAAACAGTGAGAGATTTCGCCGTGCTGTCAGCAAAAAACTTTACCAAATCTATCATGAGGTATTCCGCGTTCCTACCCTAGAGTCGCAAAATCTGATCCCAGTTGTGCTGGATATCGATCGCCGCGATACAGAAATTCCCAGCGAGTTAGAAATTTCGCAGTTAGGGGACTTAAACCTGCGGATGGGTAGGGAAGCTAGAGATAACCGCAAAAAAGCGATCGCTCAAGGTACAAACAGTTCTTTAAAGGAAATTATCAGCAGATTTCACCATTCACCCAAACGTTATTTTGGTCAGGAGCGATCGTTTTCAATTATTTTGGATGGTAAAGAAGAAATAATTAGCGCTAACCAATTGATCCAATCTGCTTGGGCGCATTTAATCCAGTTAACTGAAGATTACCGCCAACGCGCCCAACGCAGATTTTCAGAAGGGACTTTTTTAACAGCAGTTGTCACCTACCCCACTGTCGCCCCACCAGTTGTTCGCAAGGAAGTTAAAGAATTTGTCGAGCAATTGGGAATCGATGATGTTCAAACTGCTTATGATGAAGCCGTTTCTGTGGCGATATTCTTTTTGTGGCGAGAATTTGGTGGTAATCTCAATATTGGCATCGAGTCATTCAAAACTCGTTGCCGTCAAGTCGGAAATAAATGGTCACAAAATGTCCTCGTTCTAGATATCGGCGGCGGAACCACAGATTTAGCTTTAATTGAACTGACTTTAGAAGATAAAACCCCAGCTTTTGCCGATTATGAAGACCGGGGTTTAGGAGGACGTTACTATAAACTTACCCCCAAACTATTAGGTTCATCCGGTCATTTACAGTTAGGTGGTGAGTTAATTACGCTACGGATTTTTAGATTATTAAAAGTTGCGATCGCAGACTTTTTATTGACAGCAGTAACAACAGGTGATCTTGAAAGTGAAAAGCTAGAAGATTTAATTAGCTCTGAATTAAACGAGCGCTTCTTAGAACAAGGCAAATTCAAAAGTGGCAGTCTTTTAAAATGTCTAGATAAAGAGAATCCAGAAGGTGACATTGCTTATAAAGATGCTCTAGATACTGCTGAGAAAGTATTACCTACCCGTTGGCAACAAGCACCTCAACGTCTACAATTGTTTTACATTCTCTGGGATTATGCAGAAGCAGCGAAACTTAAACTTGGGCAAAAGCCACTAGCAGATAATTCGCTATTAACCTTCACACTTTCTGAACAACAAATTTCCGAACTACTCACCCAAAGCAGTATTAAATTGCAAGTCAAAGATCCAAACAGCATCTGCATCACCCTAGATAACCAGCAATTTGAACGAGCCGCTGCTTCTGGAATTAAAGAAGCGATCGGTATTGCTAAAGGATTAATGGAAAGCCGCTTGCGTCCCGATGATATCACCAAAGATTCTTGGAATTCCCAAAAAGTTGATTGGTTAATTCTATCTGGAAAAACTTGTAATTTAGACATAGTACAGCGCCAAATCTACCAAGAATTTAGTAAGTCTCCATATTTTGTGTGGAATCCAGAACGGATTACCTTTGTGTTGGAATTTACCAAATTAGCCACCTCTGCCGGTGCTTGCTATGCCGAAAAGTTGCGAAGATTGAGATTCGATCCAGAAGAGTCTAAAAGCTTGCTGCGTAAGGGAGCCAACCAACTAGAAATTGATGTTAAAAACCTGTTTTATTATTTACCCTGCAACTTTAAACGCAAAACCCAAAGTAACGATTTACTAACTATATTCAAAGCTGGACAAGAACTCTATCAACTCGCACCTTGGGAAACTGTCGCCAAGGTTCGTACTGCATGGCAAGGCATACAATTAACTAATATTATTTACCGTCAAGACTATGAGGATGGAGATTTACGGCTATGGGGTAGCTTTGATGGCAAAAACCTCATGAATAAACTGGGAATGCAAGAAGCAGAGTTTCTGAAAAAAATTAAAGTCCAGTTTGAAATTGACCAAACCCTTGAATTTAATGTGTTGCTTTGTCAGGGAAATCCCCATTATTTAATTGATATCCCCGGCATCGATTTAGAATCGGTTGTTTCAGAAACATCACCGCTATTTGCTGATGGTAAGTTGAACTGGAATATTGCTGTAGAACGCTTCAATAAAGATTTAAATGATGGCGATATTGCCGTCAATGTTATTGAGTCGGCAACTGTCGATCAACCGGATGCCTATCATCTTGTATTTGAAGTAGGAAATGATGGTAGTAAATTGTTCCAAAATTTTCACTATCTACGCGATGGTGTGACTGAACCAGGAATTGGGTTAATTAGTAATCCCTTACCTCCATTCCCGCAAACTGGCCAGCACACGTTCTATATTTATCAAACAGACGCAGAAACCAACAGCAAAAAATGGATAAGAATTGGCGCACTTAGTAAACCAGATGTGACAACAGATTATCCTTGCCAATATCGGGTGACTCTTGACGATCAAGGTATTTTACGGATGCACGCTGGTGAAGTGCCTTACTGGACATCCACTAGTCAAGAATGCCTAAAAGAAGAGGGATGTATTTATATTGCTGAATTAGAATTGCAGCCCAATGAAGTTGATAAAGAACGCGATCCATTTTGCGGGATACATTAA
- a CDS encoding proteasome protein, with product MEPDKLGRFKEYGEFILRKIDSVPQHPSKQEDWVPASLDDCLLRLRSAAQKTVDLATSPVKIGVMGEFSSGKTLLLGSLIGYADALPVSENPTTGNVTAIHIIPQDDFATTQLSNFTVEYLSHEGVHECLRFMLGEAHKRTTAAGLPPIPVSKLNSGTDIISWCEEAWNSSNNLELRYLLRELVLFLRAYQAYGEVMCGGHYQIDATTAREGLQLVEQPMAIQSLKFEDLPPAHIRLPSPPHRLPTKLLQNSFPLIRRVDIDVKISREIWDFAGAAKFILIDFPGLGAANSGARDTFLSLRELAEVQTILVLLNGKSPGSDRANKIFTMMQQQRPGQDLKDLILVGVGRFDQLPLDSEGGERELDQLIEDSSHLKEETVLQKLKVLQTTIDGAEAFTTQKDRIVLLSPLLGLAELAKRSSTVKAGSPDFLANLDYPDYLDRSKRLQNKWELLSERLLDTDPRSNLGKQLGYFGQDGGLSKLREVIQTHVANHGLKQLYEDTRRASDVVSQQQDHLKDIIDEIHEQGIPTGDSPAFLELRYVIESLDKIYRNFQKDLGTEPLKDRRGVVVSDVVKDELTFRILNWNQWTLLFNKANNGAIALAESKGAAGKLFDRGNRVNTSLPTKSDDFYPVFEKTVKEVEDFARDRIHQAVVDLLNQLSNYVAPEREQLQAFFHLDMEKEIEEKFGFEDADLFYKLLLGCDPNEWKEAIVSEITSKDKTVAPETIFPLARQDEKHNVGQIFDWAPEKSQGLSRSSNHQLLVLRLRDEITASASLHLVQYVSEVNQQINSEIEGILDQIIPSLQNLSKKETLLRYLAAGDLPPEVAIPTWLQILSEIASVSYLDV from the coding sequence ATGGAACCAGATAAACTGGGCCGTTTTAAGGAGTACGGCGAATTCATCCTCCGAAAGATAGATTCTGTGCCCCAGCACCCTTCAAAACAAGAAGATTGGGTTCCAGCTAGTCTTGATGACTGTCTCCTGCGTTTGCGGTCAGCTGCCCAGAAAACTGTAGACCTTGCAACTTCACCTGTCAAAATTGGGGTGATGGGGGAATTCAGTAGCGGGAAAACTTTACTTTTAGGCAGTCTAATTGGATATGCAGATGCTTTACCAGTCAGTGAAAACCCGACTACAGGTAATGTTACCGCAATACATATCATTCCGCAAGATGACTTTGCAACTACTCAATTAAGTAATTTCACTGTAGAGTATCTTTCTCACGAAGGTGTACATGAGTGTCTACGCTTCATGCTAGGAGAAGCCCATAAACGCACGACAGCAGCAGGGCTTCCTCCAATACCAGTATCGAAACTCAACTCTGGGACAGATATTATTAGCTGGTGTGAAGAGGCTTGGAATAGCAGTAACAATTTAGAGCTACGTTATTTACTCCGGGAGTTGGTATTATTCCTGCGGGCTTATCAAGCTTATGGGGAAGTTATGTGTGGTGGGCACTACCAGATTGATGCTACTACTGCCCGTGAGGGGCTACAACTGGTTGAACAGCCAATGGCAATCCAAAGTCTGAAATTTGAGGATTTACCTCCAGCGCATATCCGATTACCAAGTCCACCCCACAGGCTACCAACAAAGTTATTGCAAAACAGTTTCCCACTAATTCGCCGCGTCGATATTGATGTGAAAATCTCACGAGAAATTTGGGATTTTGCAGGTGCAGCTAAATTTATTCTGATCGACTTTCCAGGATTGGGGGCTGCTAATTCGGGCGCTAGGGATACCTTTTTGTCGTTGCGGGAATTAGCAGAAGTACAAACTATTTTGGTATTGCTCAATGGTAAATCTCCAGGTAGCGATCGCGCCAATAAAATCTTTACGATGATGCAGCAGCAGCGACCGGGACAAGACCTGAAAGATTTGATTCTCGTCGGTGTGGGTCGCTTCGATCAACTGCCTTTAGATAGTGAAGGTGGCGAAAGAGAACTCGATCAATTGATTGAAGATAGTTCACATTTAAAAGAGGAAACCGTTCTCCAAAAACTCAAAGTTCTGCAAACTACCATTGACGGTGCAGAAGCCTTTACAACCCAAAAAGACCGCATCGTTTTACTGTCGCCATTGTTGGGACTGGCTGAATTAGCAAAACGTTCTAGTACAGTCAAAGCCGGCTCACCAGATTTTTTGGCTAACTTGGACTATCCTGATTACCTAGATCGGTCTAAACGGCTACAAAATAAATGGGAGCTATTAAGCGAACGGCTGTTAGACACCGATCCCCGCAGTAATTTAGGTAAACAGCTAGGTTATTTTGGTCAAGATGGCGGACTTAGTAAGCTACGGGAAGTGATTCAAACTCACGTAGCAAATCACGGTTTGAAGCAACTGTATGAAGATACTCGCAGAGCTTCTGATGTAGTGAGTCAGCAACAAGACCACTTGAAAGACATCATAGATGAAATTCACGAGCAAGGTATCCCTACAGGAGACAGCCCCGCCTTTCTTGAGTTGCGCTATGTGATCGAAAGTTTGGATAAAATCTACAGGAATTTTCAAAAAGATTTAGGGACAGAACCACTGAAAGATCGGCGTGGTGTTGTCGTCAGTGATGTAGTTAAAGACGAACTCACTTTTAGAATCCTTAATTGGAACCAGTGGACTTTACTCTTCAACAAAGCCAACAATGGAGCGATCGCTCTGGCGGAATCTAAAGGTGCAGCCGGGAAATTATTCGATCGGGGAAATCGTGTAAATACTTCTTTGCCAACCAAGAGCGATGATTTTTATCCAGTATTTGAAAAAACCGTTAAGGAAGTAGAAGATTTTGCCCGCGATCGCATCCATCAAGCAGTGGTAGATTTGTTGAATCAATTGTCAAATTATGTAGCCCCAGAACGCGAACAATTGCAAGCATTTTTCCATCTAGATATGGAAAAAGAAATTGAAGAGAAATTTGGTTTTGAAGATGCCGATCTCTTTTACAAATTATTACTAGGGTGCGATCCTAACGAATGGAAAGAAGCGATCGTTTCGGAAATCACTAGTAAAGATAAAACCGTTGCACCTGAAACCATCTTTCCCCTAGCGCGTCAAGACGAGAAACACAACGTTGGTCAAATCTTTGACTGGGCACCAGAAAAAAGTCAGGGTTTATCAAGATCGAGCAATCACCAACTTTTAGTACTGCGACTGCGAGATGAAATTACTGCTAGTGCTAGTCTCCATCTTGTACAGTATGTTAGCGAAGTTAATCAGCAAATTAATTCGGAAATCGAAGGTATTTTGGATCAAATTATTCCTAGTTTGCAAAACCTTTCAAAAAAAGAAACTTTGCTGAGATATTTAGCGGCTGGGGACTTACCACCAGAGGTAGCAATTCCTACTTGGTTACAGATTCTTTCAGAAATTGCTTCTGTTTCTTACTTAGATGTTTGA